Genomic DNA from Halobaculum sp. CBA1158:
GTCCGCGAGCGCGTTCTCGAACACGTCGACGACGGCGTCGTCGGCACCGTCGACCAGTTCGGTCGGGACGCCGACGGTCATGCCGTCTACGTCGCCGTCGGCTGCCTCGGCGTACGTCGTCGCCTCCGCGGGGTGGGTGTCGTCGGGAACGTCGGCGGCGGCCGCGTCGGCCAGGCCGCCGTCGGCGGCGTCGTAGCGGGTGGTGGCGTCGCGCTCGTCCGGACCGGCGATCACGTCGAGGAACGCGGCCGCCTCCTCGACCGTCCGGGCGAACGGGCCGATCTGTTCGAGCGAGTTGGCGTACGCGACGAGGCCGTACCGCGAGACGAGGCCGTAGGTCGGCTTGATGCCGACGACGCCGCAGAAGGCGGCGGGGTTGCGAACGGAGCCGCCGGTGTCGGAGCCGAGCGCGAGGTCCGCCTCGCCTGCGGCGACGGCGGCCGCGGAGCCCCCCGAGGAGCCGCCGGGGACGCGGTCGGGGTCGACGGGGTTTCTCGTCGGGCCGAACGCCGACGTCTCGGTCGTCCCGCCCATCCCGAACTCGTCCATGTTCGTCTTCCCGACGACCGTCGCGCCGGCGTCGAGCAGGCGGTCGACGACGGTCGCGTCGTACGGCGGGACGTACTCGGCGAGCATCTCCGAGCCGCACGTCGTTCGGACTCCCGCCGTGGAGATGTTGTCCTTCACGGCGACGGTCGACCCCGAGAGCGGGCCGTCGGCGTCGCGCTCGATGCGGTCGCGGGTGACGAACGCGTTGAACTCGTCGACGTACTCCCCGTCGTCAGCGTCGCCGTCCACGTCGCCGTCGCGGTCCGCGTCGCCGTCGCGGTCGGCGGATCCGGGCTCGCCCGCGTCGGTGCTCATGAGACCCTCGGCCCCTTGAAGAAGCCCTCCTCGCTGTCGGGCGCGTTCGAGAGCGCCGCCTCCTGAGAGAGGCCCTCGCGGACCTCGTCGGCGCGCATCACGTTCACCAGGTCGGGCTCGCTCTCGACCTCGGGCACCTCGTCGAGCGCCTCGAAGTAGTCGAGCACGTCCGCGAACTGCTCGGCGAACGCCGCCGCCTCCTCGTCGTCGAGGTCCACGCGTGCGAGGCCCGCGACGTGGCGGACCTCCTCGGGGTCGACGCCGCCGGCGTCGGCGTCGCCGACCGCCTCCTCGCCGTCGTCGGTCGCTGTCATGTCCGAGGGGTGCCGCGGACCGGGAGTAAGGGTTTCGATACCCCGGACCCCGCCGCACTCGCGGTCCGCACCGGCGGCGGTCCCGGACCGAGCACACCGCTCGCGACGGGGGAAACCACTACCGCGTTCCCGCGCTTCGATCCGTCCCGAATCCCGTTGATTGAACCGATCGAATTGTCCGTGTAGGCGTCGTCTCCGCGGGGCTGAGCGACCCCAAATTCGATCCGTAGCCGTCGGGTAACCTTCGAGGAACCTGCCGACGGAATCCGCCAGCAGTTATAAGTAGATTCCGCCCGTGTAGAAGGTACAGAGAATCCGATTGGAGACGCCGGTCTCCCGTTCCTGTTAGACCCTAACAATGAGTGAGAACGTCCGAAGTTACACGGACGAGCGGACCCGGGACGATACGACTACCGAGGAAACCGACGGCGAGCGCGAGCAGGTGGAGTGCCCCGAGTGCGGCGGGCACTTGGTGAACGACTCCGAACGCGGGGAGACGGTGTGTCGCGACTGCGGACTCGTCGTCGAGGAGGACGAGATCGACCGCGGCCCCGAGTGGCGCGCCTTCGACGCGAGCGAGAAGGACGAGAAGTCCCGCGTCGGTGCCCCGACGACGAACATGATGCACGACAAGGGGCTGTCGACGAACATCGGCTGGCAGGACAAGGACGCCTACGGCAATTCCCTGTCGAGCCGCCAGCGCGAGAAGATGCAGCGGCTGCGCACGTGGAACGAGCGCTTCCGCACCCGCGACTCCAAGGAGCGCAACCTCAAGCAGGCCCTCGGCGAGATCGACCGCATGGCGAGCGCGCTGGGCCTGCCGGACAACGTCCGCGAGACGGCGTCGGTCATCTACCGTCGCGCGCTCGAGGAGGACCTCTTGCCGGGCCGCTCCATCGAGGGCGTCGCCACCTCCAGCCTGTACGCGGCCGCCCGACAGGCGGGGACCCCGCGGTCGCTGGACGAGATCGCGAACGTCTCCCGGGTCGACAAGGACGAGATCGCCCGGACGTACCGGTACGTGGTCCGGGAGCTGAACCTGGAGATCCAGCCGGCCGATCCCGAGAGCTACGTCCCGCGGTTCGCCTCCGATCTCGACCTCTCAGACGAGTCGGAACGACGGGCGCGTGGGCTCCTCCAGACGGCGAAACGGGAGGGCGTACACTCGGGGAAATCGCCCGTGGGCCTCGCCGCGGCCGCCGTCTACGCCGCCTCGCTGCTCACCAACGAGAAGGTGACCCAAAGCGAGGTCAGCGAGGTGGCGAACATCTCGGAGGTCACCATTCGAAACCGGTATCACG
This window encodes:
- a CDS encoding transcription initiation factor IIB — protein: MSENVRSYTDERTRDDTTTEETDGEREQVECPECGGHLVNDSERGETVCRDCGLVVEEDEIDRGPEWRAFDASEKDEKSRVGAPTTNMMHDKGLSTNIGWQDKDAYGNSLSSRQREKMQRLRTWNERFRTRDSKERNLKQALGEIDRMASALGLPDNVRETASVIYRRALEEDLLPGRSIEGVATSSLYAAARQAGTPRSLDEIANVSRVDKDEIARTYRYVVRELNLEIQPADPESYVPRFASDLDLSDESERRARGLLQTAKREGVHSGKSPVGLAAAAVYAASLLTNEKVTQSEVSEVANISEVTIRNRYHELLEAEEQVEV
- the gatC gene encoding Asp-tRNA(Asn)/Glu-tRNA(Gln) amidotransferase subunit GatC translates to MTATDDGEEAVGDADAGGVDPEEVRHVAGLARVDLDDEEAAAFAEQFADVLDYFEALDEVPEVESEPDLVNVMRADEVREGLSQEAALSNAPDSEEGFFKGPRVS
- the gatA gene encoding Asp-tRNA(Asn)/Glu-tRNA(Gln) amidotransferase subunit GatA, which codes for MSTDAGEPGSADRDGDADRDGDVDGDADDGEYVDEFNAFVTRDRIERDADGPLSGSTVAVKDNISTAGVRTTCGSEMLAEYVPPYDATVVDRLLDAGATVVGKTNMDEFGMGGTTETSAFGPTRNPVDPDRVPGGSSGGSAAAVAAGEADLALGSDTGGSVRNPAAFCGVVGIKPTYGLVSRYGLVAYANSLEQIGPFARTVEEAAAFLDVIAGPDERDATTRYDAADGGLADAAAADVPDDTHPAEATTYAEAADGDVDGMTVGVPTELVDGADDAVVDVFENALADLESQGVETVEVSLPSVEHAVQAYYVIAMSEASSNLARFDGVRYGPAGDDGDGTDGGADGDGNWNEAFARVREEGFGEEVKRRILLGTYALSAGYHDKYYKKAQDARAWVKRDFDEALAEADVLATPTMPVLPPERGESLDDPLSLYLMDANTVPVNLANLPAVSVPAGETEGLPVGMQFVGPAFGEEAIVRAASAVEE